In Oryza sativa Japonica Group chromosome 2, ASM3414082v1, the following are encoded in one genomic region:
- the LOC4328841 gene encoding peroxidase 70: MASRSSWHCCLLAFFLLSSAAGAAYGQQLSTTFYAASCPTLQVVVRATVLGALLAERRMGASLVRLFFHDCFVQGCDASILLDDVPATSFVGEKTAFPNVNSVRGYDVIDQIKRNVELLCPGVVSCADIVALAARDSTALLGGPSWAVPLGRRDSTTASLSAANSDLPAPSSDLATLIAGFGNKGLSPRDMTALSGAHTIGFSQCANFRDRVYNDTNIDPAFAALRRRGCPAAPGSGDSSLAPLDAQTQNVFDNAYYRNLLAQRGLLHSDQELFNGGSQDALVQQYSSNPALFAADFAAAMIKMGNIKPLTGAAGQIRRSCRAVNSS; encoded by the exons ATGGCTTCGAGGAGTAGCTGGCATTGCTGCTTgctggccttcttcctcctctcgtccgccgccggcgccgcctacgGGCAGCAGCTGTCGACGACGTTCTACGCGGCGAGCTGCCCGACGCTGCAGGTGGTGGTGCGCGCCACCGTGCTCGGCGCGCTCCTCGCCGAGCGGCGGATGGGCGCGTCCCTCGTCAGGCTcttcttccacgactgcttcgtccaGGGCTGCGACGCCTccatcctcctcgacgacgtgccggcgacgagcttcgtCGGCGAGAAGACGGCGTTCCCCAACGTCAACTCCGTCCGCGGCTACGACGTCATCGACCAGATCAAGCGCAACGTCGAGCTCCTCTGCCCCGGcgtcgtctcctgcgccgacatcgtcgccctcgccgcccgcgACAGCACCGCCCTG CTCGGCGGGCCAAGCTGGGCGGTGCCGCTGGGGCGGCGGgactcgacgacggcgagcctcAGCGCGGCGAACAGCGACCTGCCGGCGCCGTCGAGCGACCTCGCCACGCTCATCGCGGGGTTCGGCAACAAGGGCCTGAGCCCGCGCGACATGACGGCGCTCTCCGGCGCGCACACCATCGGCTTCTCGCAGTGCGCCAACTTCCGCGACCGCGTCTACAACGACACCAACATCGACCCGGCGTtcgccgcgctccgccgccgcggctgccccGCCGCGCCGGGCTCCGGCGACTCCAGCCTGGCGCCGCTCGACGCGCAGACGCAGAACGTGTTCGACAACGCCTACTACCGCAACCTGCTCGCCCAGCGCGGCCTGCTCCACTCCGACCAGGAGCTCTTCAACGGCGGCTCGCAGGACGCGCTGGTGCAGCAGTACAGCTCCAACCCGGCGCTGTTCGCCGccgacttcgccgccgccatgataAAGATGGGGAACATCAAACCGCTCACCGGAGCCGCCGGCCAGATCAGGCGCAGCTGCAGGGCCGTCAACAGCAGCTGA